The Aphis gossypii isolate Hap1 chromosome 3, ASM2018417v2, whole genome shotgun sequence genome includes a region encoding these proteins:
- the LOC114130755 gene encoding katanin p60 ATPase-containing subunit A1-like isoform X2 translates to MSEGSRNVEFEIQMTVPVTTRHLYKLPPGPSGWIVQQEVARMMDSLLDPFASFASFSKPVRRTNQSSKRSHLYRSSSQQTQTQNFASNTNRANNDNRSNGNNQQQYKPNGPSEKWAATLRKRDPELLPAIHAKRDRCCSHPGGYRTKPVIPPLNHPTPSTAPRSTDHKKQPQKTKTVIGYEPHLVDIIEKDILQRNPNVQWDRIAGLKHAKTLLQEAMVLPMLMPDFFKGIRRPWKGVLMVGPPGTGKTMLAKAVATECGTTFFNVSSSTMTSKYRGESEKLVRLLFEMAKIHSPSTIFIDEVDSLCSLRGSEGEHEASRRFKAELLIHMDGLNSSSDEEDTPSIMVLAATNHPWDIDDAFRRRFEKRIYLPLPNDESRITLLKLCLEGVNLDDSFDYRFVANKLRGYTGSDIANVCRDAAMMGMRRKIVGQTPDQIKNIKRADIDLPVTVQDFNEAIERCRKTVTGQDIEKYQLWIDEFGSF, encoded by the exons ATGTCCGAAGGTAGTCGAAACGTCGAGTTCGAGATACAAATGACCGTACCGGTCACCACGAGACACTTGTACAAACTTCCTCCCgg ACCGTCAGGATGGATAGTTCAACAAGAAGTTGCTCGTATGATGGATTCATTGTTAGATCCATTTGCATCATTTGCGTCATTTTCTAAACCTGTTCGGCGAACAAATCAATCGTCAAAACGATCACATCTTTATAGATCCTCGTCACAACAAACGCAGACGCAAAACTTTGCATCCAACACCAATCGTGCAAATAATG ataatcGTTCTAACGGTAATAATCAGCAACAATACAAACCAAACGGTCCATCAGAGAAATGGGCCGCGACTTTAAGAAAAAGAGATCCAGAGTTATTGCCCGCAATACACGCAAAAAGGGATAG GTGTTGTTCACATCCCGGTGGATATAGAACAAAACCTGTCATACCGCCCCTTAATCATCCTACGCCGTCGACGGCGCCTCGGTCTACAGACCACAAGAAACAACCACAGAAAACCAAAACCGTCATTGGTTACGAGCCTCATCTGGTAGACATCATCGAAAAAGACATTTTACAAAGGAACCCCAATGTCCAGTGGGATCGGATAGCTGGATTGAAGCACGCGAAAACTTTACTACAAGAAGCTATGGTGCTACCGATGCTGATGCCAGATTTTTTTAAG GGCATCCGGAGACCGTGGAAGGGCGTTTTAATGGTCGGTCCGCCCGGTACCGGGAAGACAATGTTGGCCAAGGCTGTAGCTACCGAATGCGGGACGACGTTTTTCAACGTTTCCTCGTCTACGATGACGTCTAAATACCGAGGAGAATCGGAGAAATTGGTCAGACTATTGTTTGAAATGGCGAAAATTCATTCTCCGTCGACAATATTCATAGACGAAGTAGACTCGTTGTGTTCCTTACGAGGTTCCGAAGGCGAACACGAAGCGTCTAGGAGGTTCAAGGCGGAACTTTTGATTCACATGGACGGCTTAAACTCGTCTAG tgacgAAGAAGATACCCCATCTATCATGGTTCTGGCAGCCACTAACCATCCATGGGATATTGACGACGCTTTCAGAAGACGTTTCGAAAAGAGAATATATTTGCCGTTACCAAATg ACGAGTCGCGGATAACGTTGTTGAAACTGTGCTTGGAAGGCGTAAACTTGGACGATTCATTCGATTATAGATTTGTAGCTAACAAATTAAGAGGCTACACAGGATCGGACATAGCTAACGTTTGCCGAGACGCAGCTATGATGGGTATGAGGCGTAAAATCGTTGGACAAACACCGGACCAGATCAAGAACATAAAACGTGCCGACATAGACCTACCAGTAACGGTCCAAGATTTTAACGAAGCTATCGAGAGGTGCCGAAAAACTGTTACCGGTCaagatatagaaaaatatcaattatggATCGATGAGTTTGGTTCATTTTAA
- the LOC114130755 gene encoding katanin p60 ATPase-containing subunit A1-like isoform X1, whose amino-acid sequence MSEGSRNVEFEIQMTVPVTTRHLYKLPPGLSNNRPSGWIVQQEVARMMDSLLDPFASFASFSKPVRRTNQSSKRSHLYRSSSQQTQTQNFASNTNRANNDNRSNGNNQQQYKPNGPSEKWAATLRKRDPELLPAIHAKRDRCCSHPGGYRTKPVIPPLNHPTPSTAPRSTDHKKQPQKTKTVIGYEPHLVDIIEKDILQRNPNVQWDRIAGLKHAKTLLQEAMVLPMLMPDFFKGIRRPWKGVLMVGPPGTGKTMLAKAVATECGTTFFNVSSSTMTSKYRGESEKLVRLLFEMAKIHSPSTIFIDEVDSLCSLRGSEGEHEASRRFKAELLIHMDGLNSSSDEEDTPSIMVLAATNHPWDIDDAFRRRFEKRIYLPLPNDESRITLLKLCLEGVNLDDSFDYRFVANKLRGYTGSDIANVCRDAAMMGMRRKIVGQTPDQIKNIKRADIDLPVTVQDFNEAIERCRKTVTGQDIEKYQLWIDEFGSF is encoded by the exons ATGTCCGAAGGTAGTCGAAACGTCGAGTTCGAGATACAAATGACCGTACCGGTCACCACGAGACACTTGTACAAACTTCCTCCCgg actaTCTAATAATAGACCGTCAGGATGGATAGTTCAACAAGAAGTTGCTCGTATGATGGATTCATTGTTAGATCCATTTGCATCATTTGCGTCATTTTCTAAACCTGTTCGGCGAACAAATCAATCGTCAAAACGATCACATCTTTATAGATCCTCGTCACAACAAACGCAGACGCAAAACTTTGCATCCAACACCAATCGTGCAAATAATG ataatcGTTCTAACGGTAATAATCAGCAACAATACAAACCAAACGGTCCATCAGAGAAATGGGCCGCGACTTTAAGAAAAAGAGATCCAGAGTTATTGCCCGCAATACACGCAAAAAGGGATAG GTGTTGTTCACATCCCGGTGGATATAGAACAAAACCTGTCATACCGCCCCTTAATCATCCTACGCCGTCGACGGCGCCTCGGTCTACAGACCACAAGAAACAACCACAGAAAACCAAAACCGTCATTGGTTACGAGCCTCATCTGGTAGACATCATCGAAAAAGACATTTTACAAAGGAACCCCAATGTCCAGTGGGATCGGATAGCTGGATTGAAGCACGCGAAAACTTTACTACAAGAAGCTATGGTGCTACCGATGCTGATGCCAGATTTTTTTAAG GGCATCCGGAGACCGTGGAAGGGCGTTTTAATGGTCGGTCCGCCCGGTACCGGGAAGACAATGTTGGCCAAGGCTGTAGCTACCGAATGCGGGACGACGTTTTTCAACGTTTCCTCGTCTACGATGACGTCTAAATACCGAGGAGAATCGGAGAAATTGGTCAGACTATTGTTTGAAATGGCGAAAATTCATTCTCCGTCGACAATATTCATAGACGAAGTAGACTCGTTGTGTTCCTTACGAGGTTCCGAAGGCGAACACGAAGCGTCTAGGAGGTTCAAGGCGGAACTTTTGATTCACATGGACGGCTTAAACTCGTCTAG tgacgAAGAAGATACCCCATCTATCATGGTTCTGGCAGCCACTAACCATCCATGGGATATTGACGACGCTTTCAGAAGACGTTTCGAAAAGAGAATATATTTGCCGTTACCAAATg ACGAGTCGCGGATAACGTTGTTGAAACTGTGCTTGGAAGGCGTAAACTTGGACGATTCATTCGATTATAGATTTGTAGCTAACAAATTAAGAGGCTACACAGGATCGGACATAGCTAACGTTTGCCGAGACGCAGCTATGATGGGTATGAGGCGTAAAATCGTTGGACAAACACCGGACCAGATCAAGAACATAAAACGTGCCGACATAGACCTACCAGTAACGGTCCAAGATTTTAACGAAGCTATCGAGAGGTGCCGAAAAACTGTTACCGGTCaagatatagaaaaatatcaattatggATCGATGAGTTTGGTTCATTTTAA
- the LOC114130755 gene encoding katanin p60 ATPase-containing subunit A1-like isoform X4, which produces MHNNPFFNDPFFQPSGWIVQQEVARMMDSLLDPFASFASFSKPVRRTNQSSKRSHLYRSSSQQTQTQNFASNTNRANNDNRSNGNNQQQYKPNGPSEKWAATLRKRDPELLPAIHAKRDRCCSHPGGYRTKPVIPPLNHPTPSTAPRSTDHKKQPQKTKTVIGYEPHLVDIIEKDILQRNPNVQWDRIAGLKHAKTLLQEAMVLPMLMPDFFKGIRRPWKGVLMVGPPGTGKTMLAKAVATECGTTFFNVSSSTMTSKYRGESEKLVRLLFEMAKIHSPSTIFIDEVDSLCSLRGSEGEHEASRRFKAELLIHMDGLNSSSDEEDTPSIMVLAATNHPWDIDDAFRRRFEKRIYLPLPNDESRITLLKLCLEGVNLDDSFDYRFVANKLRGYTGSDIANVCRDAAMMGMRRKIVGQTPDQIKNIKRADIDLPVTVQDFNEAIERCRKTVTGQDIEKYQLWIDEFGSF; this is translated from the exons atgcataataatccTTTTTTTAACGATCCATTTTTTCA ACCGTCAGGATGGATAGTTCAACAAGAAGTTGCTCGTATGATGGATTCATTGTTAGATCCATTTGCATCATTTGCGTCATTTTCTAAACCTGTTCGGCGAACAAATCAATCGTCAAAACGATCACATCTTTATAGATCCTCGTCACAACAAACGCAGACGCAAAACTTTGCATCCAACACCAATCGTGCAAATAATG ataatcGTTCTAACGGTAATAATCAGCAACAATACAAACCAAACGGTCCATCAGAGAAATGGGCCGCGACTTTAAGAAAAAGAGATCCAGAGTTATTGCCCGCAATACACGCAAAAAGGGATAG GTGTTGTTCACATCCCGGTGGATATAGAACAAAACCTGTCATACCGCCCCTTAATCATCCTACGCCGTCGACGGCGCCTCGGTCTACAGACCACAAGAAACAACCACAGAAAACCAAAACCGTCATTGGTTACGAGCCTCATCTGGTAGACATCATCGAAAAAGACATTTTACAAAGGAACCCCAATGTCCAGTGGGATCGGATAGCTGGATTGAAGCACGCGAAAACTTTACTACAAGAAGCTATGGTGCTACCGATGCTGATGCCAGATTTTTTTAAG GGCATCCGGAGACCGTGGAAGGGCGTTTTAATGGTCGGTCCGCCCGGTACCGGGAAGACAATGTTGGCCAAGGCTGTAGCTACCGAATGCGGGACGACGTTTTTCAACGTTTCCTCGTCTACGATGACGTCTAAATACCGAGGAGAATCGGAGAAATTGGTCAGACTATTGTTTGAAATGGCGAAAATTCATTCTCCGTCGACAATATTCATAGACGAAGTAGACTCGTTGTGTTCCTTACGAGGTTCCGAAGGCGAACACGAAGCGTCTAGGAGGTTCAAGGCGGAACTTTTGATTCACATGGACGGCTTAAACTCGTCTAG tgacgAAGAAGATACCCCATCTATCATGGTTCTGGCAGCCACTAACCATCCATGGGATATTGACGACGCTTTCAGAAGACGTTTCGAAAAGAGAATATATTTGCCGTTACCAAATg ACGAGTCGCGGATAACGTTGTTGAAACTGTGCTTGGAAGGCGTAAACTTGGACGATTCATTCGATTATAGATTTGTAGCTAACAAATTAAGAGGCTACACAGGATCGGACATAGCTAACGTTTGCCGAGACGCAGCTATGATGGGTATGAGGCGTAAAATCGTTGGACAAACACCGGACCAGATCAAGAACATAAAACGTGCCGACATAGACCTACCAGTAACGGTCCAAGATTTTAACGAAGCTATCGAGAGGTGCCGAAAAACTGTTACCGGTCaagatatagaaaaatatcaattatggATCGATGAGTTTGGTTCATTTTAA
- the LOC114130755 gene encoding katanin p60 ATPase-containing subunit A1-like isoform X3 produces the protein MHNNPFFNDPFFQLSNNRPSGWIVQQEVARMMDSLLDPFASFASFSKPVRRTNQSSKRSHLYRSSSQQTQTQNFASNTNRANNDNRSNGNNQQQYKPNGPSEKWAATLRKRDPELLPAIHAKRDRCCSHPGGYRTKPVIPPLNHPTPSTAPRSTDHKKQPQKTKTVIGYEPHLVDIIEKDILQRNPNVQWDRIAGLKHAKTLLQEAMVLPMLMPDFFKGIRRPWKGVLMVGPPGTGKTMLAKAVATECGTTFFNVSSSTMTSKYRGESEKLVRLLFEMAKIHSPSTIFIDEVDSLCSLRGSEGEHEASRRFKAELLIHMDGLNSSSDEEDTPSIMVLAATNHPWDIDDAFRRRFEKRIYLPLPNDESRITLLKLCLEGVNLDDSFDYRFVANKLRGYTGSDIANVCRDAAMMGMRRKIVGQTPDQIKNIKRADIDLPVTVQDFNEAIERCRKTVTGQDIEKYQLWIDEFGSF, from the exons atgcataataatccTTTTTTTAACGATCCATTTTTTCA actaTCTAATAATAGACCGTCAGGATGGATAGTTCAACAAGAAGTTGCTCGTATGATGGATTCATTGTTAGATCCATTTGCATCATTTGCGTCATTTTCTAAACCTGTTCGGCGAACAAATCAATCGTCAAAACGATCACATCTTTATAGATCCTCGTCACAACAAACGCAGACGCAAAACTTTGCATCCAACACCAATCGTGCAAATAATG ataatcGTTCTAACGGTAATAATCAGCAACAATACAAACCAAACGGTCCATCAGAGAAATGGGCCGCGACTTTAAGAAAAAGAGATCCAGAGTTATTGCCCGCAATACACGCAAAAAGGGATAG GTGTTGTTCACATCCCGGTGGATATAGAACAAAACCTGTCATACCGCCCCTTAATCATCCTACGCCGTCGACGGCGCCTCGGTCTACAGACCACAAGAAACAACCACAGAAAACCAAAACCGTCATTGGTTACGAGCCTCATCTGGTAGACATCATCGAAAAAGACATTTTACAAAGGAACCCCAATGTCCAGTGGGATCGGATAGCTGGATTGAAGCACGCGAAAACTTTACTACAAGAAGCTATGGTGCTACCGATGCTGATGCCAGATTTTTTTAAG GGCATCCGGAGACCGTGGAAGGGCGTTTTAATGGTCGGTCCGCCCGGTACCGGGAAGACAATGTTGGCCAAGGCTGTAGCTACCGAATGCGGGACGACGTTTTTCAACGTTTCCTCGTCTACGATGACGTCTAAATACCGAGGAGAATCGGAGAAATTGGTCAGACTATTGTTTGAAATGGCGAAAATTCATTCTCCGTCGACAATATTCATAGACGAAGTAGACTCGTTGTGTTCCTTACGAGGTTCCGAAGGCGAACACGAAGCGTCTAGGAGGTTCAAGGCGGAACTTTTGATTCACATGGACGGCTTAAACTCGTCTAG tgacgAAGAAGATACCCCATCTATCATGGTTCTGGCAGCCACTAACCATCCATGGGATATTGACGACGCTTTCAGAAGACGTTTCGAAAAGAGAATATATTTGCCGTTACCAAATg ACGAGTCGCGGATAACGTTGTTGAAACTGTGCTTGGAAGGCGTAAACTTGGACGATTCATTCGATTATAGATTTGTAGCTAACAAATTAAGAGGCTACACAGGATCGGACATAGCTAACGTTTGCCGAGACGCAGCTATGATGGGTATGAGGCGTAAAATCGTTGGACAAACACCGGACCAGATCAAGAACATAAAACGTGCCGACATAGACCTACCAGTAACGGTCCAAGATTTTAACGAAGCTATCGAGAGGTGCCGAAAAACTGTTACCGGTCaagatatagaaaaatatcaattatggATCGATGAGTTTGGTTCATTTTAA
- the LOC114130755 gene encoding katanin p60 ATPase-containing subunit A1-like isoform X5, translating into MMDSLLDPFASFASFSKPVRRTNQSSKRSHLYRSSSQQTQTQNFASNTNRANNDNRSNGNNQQQYKPNGPSEKWAATLRKRDPELLPAIHAKRDRCCSHPGGYRTKPVIPPLNHPTPSTAPRSTDHKKQPQKTKTVIGYEPHLVDIIEKDILQRNPNVQWDRIAGLKHAKTLLQEAMVLPMLMPDFFKGIRRPWKGVLMVGPPGTGKTMLAKAVATECGTTFFNVSSSTMTSKYRGESEKLVRLLFEMAKIHSPSTIFIDEVDSLCSLRGSEGEHEASRRFKAELLIHMDGLNSSSDEEDTPSIMVLAATNHPWDIDDAFRRRFEKRIYLPLPNDESRITLLKLCLEGVNLDDSFDYRFVANKLRGYTGSDIANVCRDAAMMGMRRKIVGQTPDQIKNIKRADIDLPVTVQDFNEAIERCRKTVTGQDIEKYQLWIDEFGSF; encoded by the exons ATGATGGATTCATTGTTAGATCCATTTGCATCATTTGCGTCATTTTCTAAACCTGTTCGGCGAACAAATCAATCGTCAAAACGATCACATCTTTATAGATCCTCGTCACAACAAACGCAGACGCAAAACTTTGCATCCAACACCAATCGTGCAAATAATG ataatcGTTCTAACGGTAATAATCAGCAACAATACAAACCAAACGGTCCATCAGAGAAATGGGCCGCGACTTTAAGAAAAAGAGATCCAGAGTTATTGCCCGCAATACACGCAAAAAGGGATAG GTGTTGTTCACATCCCGGTGGATATAGAACAAAACCTGTCATACCGCCCCTTAATCATCCTACGCCGTCGACGGCGCCTCGGTCTACAGACCACAAGAAACAACCACAGAAAACCAAAACCGTCATTGGTTACGAGCCTCATCTGGTAGACATCATCGAAAAAGACATTTTACAAAGGAACCCCAATGTCCAGTGGGATCGGATAGCTGGATTGAAGCACGCGAAAACTTTACTACAAGAAGCTATGGTGCTACCGATGCTGATGCCAGATTTTTTTAAG GGCATCCGGAGACCGTGGAAGGGCGTTTTAATGGTCGGTCCGCCCGGTACCGGGAAGACAATGTTGGCCAAGGCTGTAGCTACCGAATGCGGGACGACGTTTTTCAACGTTTCCTCGTCTACGATGACGTCTAAATACCGAGGAGAATCGGAGAAATTGGTCAGACTATTGTTTGAAATGGCGAAAATTCATTCTCCGTCGACAATATTCATAGACGAAGTAGACTCGTTGTGTTCCTTACGAGGTTCCGAAGGCGAACACGAAGCGTCTAGGAGGTTCAAGGCGGAACTTTTGATTCACATGGACGGCTTAAACTCGTCTAG tgacgAAGAAGATACCCCATCTATCATGGTTCTGGCAGCCACTAACCATCCATGGGATATTGACGACGCTTTCAGAAGACGTTTCGAAAAGAGAATATATTTGCCGTTACCAAATg ACGAGTCGCGGATAACGTTGTTGAAACTGTGCTTGGAAGGCGTAAACTTGGACGATTCATTCGATTATAGATTTGTAGCTAACAAATTAAGAGGCTACACAGGATCGGACATAGCTAACGTTTGCCGAGACGCAGCTATGATGGGTATGAGGCGTAAAATCGTTGGACAAACACCGGACCAGATCAAGAACATAAAACGTGCCGACATAGACCTACCAGTAACGGTCCAAGATTTTAACGAAGCTATCGAGAGGTGCCGAAAAACTGTTACCGGTCaagatatagaaaaatatcaattatggATCGATGAGTTTGGTTCATTTTAA